Proteins encoded by one window of Serratia nevei:
- a CDS encoding conjugal transfer protein TraG N-terminal domain-containing protein — MMTNSYLEYFLTLLGWLINNGLWELLVSTGLFVLPLLFKVAAIWLKVREEGEDEGNKGMLSLPRIENLLYGAFFVMLACCLPLMNVSLDTIKYDSSRAATCGTWTPKKPDETGYANIMSSMNGQTAKVPVWWLVVHKLSKGITSAAVATIPCRPDLRQVRFEVQHSRVNNPGLAKELQDFTNDCYALALYTWQNRDQGQTTDKATLRDIEWLGSKTFLNGGYYNNLQSKTPRASFPWNEGRDSGRPNTGRGGYPTCSEWWSAGETGLEARVVKQVDPGVMLRMSAALKMMGQPDADYKEAVVRRLVSPDNLTVSQGGRAYAGYGGNADFTLDNSVNRLASLGGTALGSLAAYPAFDAMRQALPMVQAVLLMAVYIMVPLILAFAAYEYKTVITVTFVVFALNFLTFWWELARWLDSWLLEALYSSDSHSRWNVAGFQNSADDLIMNLVMGCMFIVLPAMWLGALSWAGVSVGHSLGMALANGAADSKAAGGKVGGAVADTIASKGAGNLAGK; from the coding sequence ATGATGACCAACAGCTATCTGGAGTATTTCCTGACGCTGCTCGGCTGGCTGATTAACAATGGCCTGTGGGAGTTACTGGTCAGTACGGGGCTGTTTGTACTGCCGTTGCTGTTCAAGGTGGCAGCCATCTGGCTTAAGGTGCGAGAGGAAGGGGAGGATGAGGGCAACAAAGGGATGCTGTCTTTGCCACGCATCGAAAACCTGCTCTACGGGGCATTCTTTGTGATGCTGGCCTGCTGTCTGCCGCTGATGAATGTCAGCCTCGACACCATCAAGTATGACAGCAGCCGGGCGGCGACCTGTGGTACCTGGACACCGAAAAAGCCGGATGAAACGGGCTACGCCAACATCATGTCGAGTATGAACGGCCAGACGGCGAAGGTGCCGGTGTGGTGGTTGGTGGTGCATAAACTCTCAAAAGGCATCACGTCGGCGGCCGTGGCCACGATCCCGTGTCGACCGGACCTGCGGCAGGTGCGTTTTGAGGTTCAGCACAGCCGGGTCAATAACCCGGGGCTTGCGAAGGAGCTGCAGGACTTCACCAACGATTGCTACGCGCTGGCGCTGTATACCTGGCAGAACCGCGACCAGGGACAAACAACCGACAAGGCCACGTTACGTGATATCGAGTGGCTGGGGTCGAAAACTTTCCTGAACGGTGGGTACTACAACAACCTGCAGTCCAAAACGCCGCGCGCCAGCTTCCCCTGGAATGAGGGGCGGGACAGCGGTCGGCCAAACACCGGGAGAGGCGGATACCCGACCTGCAGCGAGTGGTGGTCAGCCGGCGAAACGGGGCTGGAAGCCCGCGTGGTGAAACAGGTTGACCCGGGCGTCATGCTGCGGATGTCTGCCGCGCTGAAGATGATGGGGCAACCGGATGCAGATTATAAGGAGGCTGTGGTGCGTCGCCTGGTCAGCCCGGATAACCTGACGGTCTCCCAGGGCGGACGCGCTTATGCCGGTTACGGCGGCAATGCAGATTTCACCCTGGACAACTCGGTTAACCGGCTCGCGTCACTGGGCGGAACCGCGCTGGGGAGCCTGGCGGCATATCCGGCATTTGATGCCATGCGTCAGGCGTTGCCGATGGTGCAGGCGGTACTGCTGATGGCGGTCTATATCATGGTGCCACTTATCCTGGCATTTGCGGCCTACGAGTACAAGACGGTGATAACCGTGACGTTCGTGGTGTTTGCGCTGAACTTCCTGACGTTCTGGTGGGAACTGGCGCGCTGGCTGGACAGCTGGTTACTGGAGGCATTGTACAGTTCGGACTCGCACAGCCGCTGGAATGTAGCCGGGTTCCAGAATAGTGCAGATGACCTGATTATGAACCTGGTGATGGGCTGTATGTTTATCGTATTACCAGCTATGTGGTTGGGTGCTCTTTCATGGGCAGGGGTGAGTGTCGGTCATTCACTAGGTATGGCTCTGGCAAACGGTGCAGCAGATAGTAAGGCTGCTGGAGGAAAAGTTGGCGGTGCTGTGGCGGACACGATAGCTAGTAAGGGGGCTGGCAATCTCGCTGGCAAATAG